A section of the Saccharopolyspora gregorii genome encodes:
- the pth gene encoding aminoacyl-tRNA hydrolase, with protein sequence MTTPDSPVLIVGLGNPGPRYAGNRHNVGFLVADELAARVGGGFKAHKSGADVVEGRLGARRVVLAKPRSFMNLSGGPVAGTSKFFKATPETLIVVHDELDLPYGTVRLKRGGGENGHNGLRSITKSLGTKDYLRVRFGVDRPPGRMDPADYVLKDFSGAERKDLGYFVDLCADAVEALAADGLEAAQNRFH encoded by the coding sequence GTGACCACTCCTGACTCGCCCGTCCTGATCGTCGGACTCGGCAATCCCGGACCGCGCTACGCGGGCAACCGGCACAACGTCGGTTTCCTCGTCGCCGACGAGCTCGCCGCCCGCGTCGGCGGCGGGTTCAAGGCGCACAAGTCCGGCGCCGACGTCGTCGAAGGCCGGTTGGGCGCCCGCCGCGTCGTGCTGGCGAAGCCCCGGTCGTTCATGAACCTCTCCGGCGGTCCCGTCGCGGGCACGTCGAAGTTCTTCAAGGCCACCCCCGAGACGCTGATCGTGGTGCACGACGAGCTGGACCTGCCGTACGGCACCGTCCGGCTCAAGCGCGGCGGCGGCGAGAACGGGCACAACGGGCTGCGGTCCATCACCAAGTCGCTGGGCACCAAGGACTACCTGCGGGTGCGGTTCGGCGTGGACCGCCCGCCGGGCCGGATGGACCCGGCGGACTACGTGCTCAAGGACTTCTCCGGCGCGGAGCGCAAGGACCTCGGCTACTTCGTGGACCTGTGCGCCGACGCCGTCGAGGCGCTGGCCGCGGACGGCCTGGAAGCCGCGCAGAACCGCTTCCACTGA
- a CDS encoding NAD(P)-dependent oxidoreductase: protein MRIVLFGATGYAGGRIAKEALSRGHEVIGVARDVSGLPEADGLSGRQGTMHDPAFVLDVTKGADAVLIATPGRPAADGKKLLDAVPTLLDAARTHGFRLGVVGGAGSLRVAEGGPRVIDTPDFPAEFKLEAGSHAEVLDALRAAPDDVDWFYVSPPAVFGAYAPGERTGTYRVGGDLLLSDEAGNSTIGGDDFALAFVDELDAPAHHRTRFTVAH from the coding sequence ATGCGGATCGTTCTGTTCGGCGCCACCGGGTACGCGGGCGGCCGGATCGCGAAGGAAGCGCTGTCCCGGGGCCACGAGGTGATCGGCGTGGCCCGCGACGTGAGCGGACTGCCCGAAGCCGACGGGCTCAGCGGGCGCCAGGGCACGATGCACGACCCGGCGTTCGTGCTCGACGTGACGAAGGGTGCCGACGCGGTGCTCATCGCCACCCCGGGCCGCCCGGCGGCCGACGGCAAGAAGCTGCTCGACGCGGTGCCGACGCTGCTCGACGCCGCGCGCACCCACGGCTTCCGGCTCGGCGTCGTCGGCGGGGCGGGCAGCCTGCGCGTCGCCGAAGGCGGTCCCCGCGTCATCGACACCCCGGACTTCCCGGCGGAGTTCAAGCTGGAGGCGGGTTCGCACGCCGAGGTGCTGGACGCGTTGCGCGCAGCCCCCGACGACGTCGACTGGTTCTACGTGAGCCCGCCCGCGGTGTTCGGCGCCTACGCGCCGGGGGAGCGGACCGGCACCTACCGGGTCGGCGGCGACCTGCTGCTGTCCGACGAGGCGGGGAACTCGACGATCGGCGGCGACGACTTCGCCCTGGCCTTCGTCGACGAGCTCGATGCACCGGCCCACCACCGCACCCGCTTCACGGTCGCTCACTGA
- a CDS encoding 50S ribosomal protein L25/general stress protein Ctc has product MSEVRISVEPRTEFGKGAARRTRRAGKIPAVLYGHGSDPKHLSLPAVEFARAVRDNGQNAVLTLEVAGSSNELALTKTITAHPIKNYIEHVDLLLVKRGEKVTVNVPVVLVGDAAPGTLVTQDLNELEVEAEALHIPEQFEVSVEGAEDGTQIHASDVQLPKGVTLSSAPEGLVASISEAPSAADMESEIDAEGAGVVEDEPEDATASES; this is encoded by the coding sequence GTGTCCGAGGTACGTATTTCCGTCGAACCGCGCACCGAGTTCGGCAAAGGCGCAGCCCGTCGCACCCGCCGCGCCGGCAAGATCCCCGCGGTCCTCTACGGCCACGGCTCCGACCCGAAGCACCTGTCGCTGCCCGCGGTCGAGTTCGCCCGCGCCGTCCGCGACAACGGCCAGAACGCGGTGCTGACCCTCGAGGTCGCCGGTTCGTCCAACGAGCTCGCGCTGACCAAGACCATCACCGCGCATCCGATCAAGAACTACATCGAGCACGTCGACCTGCTGCTGGTCAAGCGCGGCGAGAAGGTCACCGTGAACGTGCCGGTCGTGCTGGTCGGCGACGCCGCCCCGGGCACCCTGGTCACCCAGGACCTCAACGAGCTCGAGGTCGAGGCCGAGGCGCTGCACATCCCCGAGCAGTTCGAGGTCTCCGTGGAGGGCGCCGAGGACGGCACCCAGATCCACGCCTCCGACGTGCAGCTGCCGAAGGGCGTCACGCTGAGCTCCGCCCCCGAGGGCCTGGTCGCCAGCATCAGCGAGGCCCCCAGCGCCGCCGACATGGAGTCCGAGATCGACGCCGAGGGTGCGGGCGTCGTCGAGGACGAGCCCGAGGACGCCACCGCCTCGGAGTCCTGA
- the glmU gene encoding bifunctional UDP-N-acetylglucosamine diphosphorylase/glucosamine-1-phosphate N-acetyltransferase GlmU: MRSATPKVLHPLAGRPLVEHAVRAAAGTGPDDLVVVIGHGRDAVGEHLAQVADDLGRKVHTVVQDRQLGTGHAVACGMTALANQRQGTVLVSYGDVPLLDTATLDALLAEHHERGNAVTVLSAVVDDPTGYGRLVRDAAGNVTGIVEQKDATAEQAAIGEINSGVYAFDAAVLSDALERLSTDNAQGELYLTDVLSIARSDGHPVGALVCADTWLVEGVNDRVQLARLGAELNRRLVLGWMREGVTVTDPSSVWLDCDVVLDRDVTVEPGVQLRAGTTVGEGALIGPDTTLTGCTVHPGASVVRTHGEGAEVGPGASVGPFAYLRPGARLGEKGKIGTFVEVKNAEIGTGSKIPHLTYVGDAEIGEGSNIGAASVFVNYDGVAKHRTVIGSHARTGADNMFVAPVEVGDGAYTAAGSVITQDVPPGAMAVARGRQRNIEGWVARRRPDTAADRASRQAQQRSGSDDLTTNPTSDTR; the protein is encoded by the coding sequence ATGCGCTCCGCGACGCCGAAGGTGCTGCACCCGCTCGCCGGCCGGCCGCTGGTCGAGCACGCGGTGCGGGCGGCGGCCGGGACCGGGCCGGACGACCTGGTGGTCGTGATCGGCCACGGCCGGGACGCCGTCGGCGAGCACCTCGCGCAGGTCGCCGACGACCTCGGCCGCAAGGTGCACACCGTCGTCCAGGACCGGCAGCTCGGCACCGGGCACGCGGTCGCGTGCGGGATGACCGCGCTGGCGAACCAGCGGCAGGGCACCGTGCTGGTCAGCTACGGCGACGTCCCGCTGCTGGACACCGCGACGCTCGACGCGCTGCTCGCCGAGCACCACGAGCGCGGCAACGCGGTCACCGTGCTCTCGGCGGTCGTCGACGACCCCACCGGCTACGGCAGGCTGGTCCGCGACGCCGCCGGGAACGTCACCGGCATCGTCGAGCAGAAGGACGCCACCGCCGAGCAGGCCGCCATCGGGGAGATCAACTCCGGGGTGTACGCGTTCGACGCGGCGGTGCTCTCCGACGCGCTGGAGCGGTTGTCCACCGACAACGCGCAGGGCGAGCTGTACCTGACCGACGTGCTGTCCATCGCCCGCTCCGACGGCCACCCGGTGGGCGCGCTGGTGTGCGCGGACACCTGGCTCGTGGAGGGCGTCAACGACCGGGTGCAGCTGGCCCGGCTCGGTGCGGAGCTCAACCGCAGGCTGGTGCTCGGCTGGATGCGCGAGGGCGTCACCGTCACCGACCCGTCCTCGGTGTGGCTGGACTGCGACGTGGTGCTCGACCGCGACGTGACCGTGGAGCCGGGCGTCCAGCTGCGCGCGGGCACCACCGTCGGCGAGGGCGCGCTGATCGGCCCGGACACCACGCTGACCGGCTGCACCGTGCACCCGGGTGCCTCGGTCGTGCGCACCCACGGCGAAGGCGCCGAGGTCGGTCCCGGCGCCTCGGTGGGGCCGTTCGCCTACCTGCGCCCCGGCGCGCGGCTCGGCGAGAAGGGCAAGATCGGCACCTTCGTCGAGGTCAAGAACGCCGAGATCGGCACCGGCAGCAAGATCCCGCACCTCACCTACGTCGGCGACGCCGAGATCGGCGAGGGCAGCAACATCGGTGCGGCGAGCGTCTTCGTGAACTACGACGGCGTCGCCAAGCACCGCACCGTGATCGGTTCCCACGCCCGGACGGGGGCGGACAACATGTTCGTCGCCCCCGTCGAGGTCGGGGACGGCGCCTACACGGCCGCCGGTTCGGTCATCACCCAAGATGTCCCCCCGGGCGCCATGGCGGTCGCCCGCGGGAGGCAGCGCAACATCGAAGGCTGGGTGGCTCGCCGCCGCCCGGACACCGCCGCCGATCGAGCCTCCCGGCAGGCTCAGCAGCGGTCGGGATCTGACGACCTGACCACCAATCCGACGAGTGACACCCGATGA
- a CDS encoding ribose-phosphate diphosphokinase, with product MSATPKKSLKLFSGSSHPELAEEVAKQLDVTVTPQSAYKFANGEIFVRYDESVRGCDAFVIQSHCTPLNDAIMEQLIMVDALKRASAKRITVVMPFYGYARQDKKHKGREPISARLMADLFKTAGADRIMTVDLHTDQIQGFFDGPVDHLLAQTVLSDYIRQTYSDEKITVVSPDSGRVRVAEKWADNLGGTPLAFIHKTRDPTKPNQVVANRVVGDVEGRLCVLVDDMIDTGGTITKATEQLLESGAKDVIIAATHGVLSGPAVERLSSCGAKEVVLTNTLPIPDDHHFDTLRVLSIAPLVAEAIHQVFEDGSVTSLFDGHA from the coding sequence ATGTCTGCGACCCCGAAGAAGAGCCTCAAGCTCTTCTCCGGGAGCAGCCACCCGGAACTTGCCGAGGAGGTGGCCAAGCAACTCGACGTGACGGTCACGCCCCAATCGGCCTACAAGTTCGCGAACGGCGAGATCTTCGTCCGCTACGACGAGTCGGTCCGCGGCTGCGACGCCTTCGTGATCCAGTCGCACTGCACGCCGCTCAACGACGCCATCATGGAACAGCTGATCATGGTGGACGCGCTGAAGCGGGCCAGCGCCAAGCGCATTACCGTGGTCATGCCGTTCTACGGCTACGCCCGGCAGGACAAGAAGCACAAGGGCCGCGAACCGATCTCGGCCCGCCTGATGGCGGACCTGTTCAAGACCGCGGGCGCCGACCGGATCATGACGGTGGACCTGCACACCGACCAGATCCAGGGCTTCTTCGACGGGCCGGTGGACCACCTGCTCGCGCAGACGGTGCTGTCGGACTACATCCGGCAGACCTACTCCGACGAGAAGATCACCGTGGTCTCGCCGGACTCCGGCCGGGTGCGGGTCGCGGAGAAGTGGGCGGACAACCTCGGCGGGACCCCGCTGGCGTTCATCCACAAGACCAGGGACCCCACGAAGCCGAACCAGGTCGTCGCGAACCGCGTCGTCGGTGACGTCGAAGGCCGGCTGTGCGTGCTGGTCGACGACATGATCGACACCGGTGGCACGATCACCAAGGCCACCGAGCAGCTGCTGGAGTCCGGCGCGAAGGACGTCATCATCGCGGCGACCCACGGCGTGCTCTCCGGCCCGGCGGTGGAGCGGCTGTCGTCCTGCGGGGCGAAGGAGGTCGTGCTGACGAACACGCTGCCGATCCCGGACGACCACCACTTCGACACGCTGCGGGTGCTCTCGATCGCCCCGCTGGTCGCCGAGGCGATCCACCAGGTGTTCGAGGACGGTTCGGTCACCAGCCTGTTCGACGGCCACGCCTGA
- a CDS encoding Nramp family divalent metal transporter translates to MSADTSSGQGAENGSAPQVPATGWARFKQIGPGIMAAATGVGAGDLVATMVAGARYGYTLFWAVLLGTVFKLALGEAVGRWHLGGERTMLSGWRSLGRWATAYFGVYIVIWGFVYGATAMSASALPLNALFPVLPVGGWAALCGLLGLALVWFGRYAVLEKIMTVLVGVMFVTVVGTAFLVGPNLLELGEGLVPRLPAGSVAYVLGLMGGVGGTITMAAYGYWTFAKGWRTPKWLPIMRMDNTVGYLTTGIFVVAMLVVGAEILLGQDLTESDKGLLNLGDVLAADYGEWARIPFLVGFFAVAFSSVIGVWNGVSLLFADWWRTWRLPKEAPVETAEAYDHKAGMHSAPYRIYLLWLTFPPMLLLLFSKPFQLTLVYGVLGALFMPFLAGTLLVLLNSRSMMPAEHRSRWLSNTLLVLCLLLFVGVAINELVGLF, encoded by the coding sequence ATGTCCGCAGACACGAGCTCCGGCCAGGGCGCCGAGAACGGCAGCGCGCCGCAGGTCCCGGCCACCGGCTGGGCGCGGTTCAAGCAGATCGGCCCCGGCATCATGGCCGCCGCCACCGGGGTCGGCGCGGGCGACCTGGTCGCGACCATGGTCGCCGGCGCCCGGTACGGGTACACGCTGTTCTGGGCGGTGCTGCTGGGCACGGTGTTCAAGCTGGCGCTCGGCGAGGCGGTCGGGCGCTGGCACCTCGGCGGCGAGCGCACCATGCTCTCCGGCTGGCGCTCGCTCGGCCGGTGGGCCACCGCCTACTTCGGCGTGTACATCGTCATCTGGGGCTTCGTGTACGGGGCCACCGCGATGTCCGCCTCGGCGCTGCCGCTGAACGCGCTGTTCCCGGTGCTGCCGGTCGGCGGCTGGGCGGCGCTGTGCGGGCTGCTCGGCCTGGCGCTGGTGTGGTTCGGCCGCTACGCGGTGCTGGAGAAGATCATGACGGTGCTGGTCGGGGTCATGTTCGTGACCGTCGTCGGCACCGCGTTCCTGGTCGGGCCGAACCTGCTGGAGCTCGGCGAGGGCCTGGTGCCGCGGCTCCCCGCGGGCTCGGTGGCCTACGTGCTCGGCCTGATGGGCGGTGTCGGCGGCACCATCACGATGGCCGCCTACGGCTACTGGACGTTCGCGAAGGGCTGGCGGACGCCGAAGTGGCTGCCGATCATGCGGATGGACAACACCGTCGGCTACCTCACCACCGGCATCTTCGTGGTGGCGATGCTGGTGGTGGGCGCGGAGATCCTGCTCGGCCAGGACCTGACCGAGAGCGACAAGGGCCTGCTCAACCTCGGCGACGTGCTCGCCGCCGACTACGGCGAATGGGCGCGGATCCCGTTCCTGGTCGGCTTCTTCGCCGTCGCGTTCAGCTCGGTGATCGGCGTGTGGAACGGCGTGAGCCTGCTGTTCGCCGACTGGTGGCGGACCTGGCGGCTGCCGAAGGAGGCGCCGGTGGAGACCGCCGAGGCCTACGACCACAAGGCGGGCATGCACAGCGCGCCCTACCGGATCTACCTGCTGTGGCTGACGTTCCCGCCGATGTTGCTGCTGCTGTTCAGCAAGCCGTTCCAGCTGACGCTGGTGTACGGGGTGCTGGGGGCGCTGTTCATGCCGTTCCTGGCGGGCACGCTGCTGGTGCTGCTGAACTCGCGCTCGATGATGCCGGCCGAGCACCGCTCCCGGTGGCTGTCGAACACGCTGCTGGTGCTGTGCCTGCTGCTGTTCGTCGGCGTGGCGATCAACGAGCTCGTCGGCCTGTTCTGA
- a CDS encoding malonic semialdehyde reductase translates to MTSTDSTTGLQLSEEAQDLLFRNARTANTFSSDEVTDEQLRAIHDLVKWGPTSMNQQPLRIVLIRSDEGKQRLLPHLGGGNRAKTESAPVVAVLAADTDFHENLPRMFPHAPNAKDMWADDDFRTEHARLNASLQVAYFILGVRAAGLAAGPMTGFDPAGINAEFFPDGKQQVLVVVNIGKPGEDPWFDRLPRHDYDEVVTTI, encoded by the coding sequence ATGACCTCGACCGATTCGACGACCGGCCTCCAGCTGTCCGAGGAAGCCCAGGACCTGCTGTTCCGCAACGCCCGTACGGCCAACACCTTCAGCAGCGACGAGGTCACCGACGAGCAGCTGCGCGCCATCCACGACCTGGTCAAGTGGGGCCCGACCTCCATGAACCAGCAGCCGCTGCGCATCGTCCTGATCCGCTCCGACGAGGGCAAGCAGCGCCTGCTGCCGCACCTGGGCGGGGGCAACCGGGCCAAGACCGAGAGCGCTCCGGTCGTCGCCGTGCTCGCCGCCGACACCGACTTCCACGAGAACCTGCCGCGGATGTTCCCGCACGCCCCCAACGCCAAGGACATGTGGGCGGACGACGACTTCCGCACCGAGCACGCCAGGCTCAACGCGAGCCTGCAGGTCGCCTACTTCATCCTCGGCGTCCGCGCCGCCGGCTTGGCCGCGGGCCCGATGACCGGCTTCGACCCGGCGGGCATCAACGCCGAGTTCTTCCCGGACGGCAAGCAGCAGGTGCTCGTCGTGGTCAACATCGGCAAGCCGGGCGAGGACCCCTGGTTCGACCGACTGCCCCGCCACGACTACGACGAGGTCGTCACGACCATCTGA
- a CDS encoding fatty acyl-AMP ligase, whose product MSRFVDGIVASALDGGADARGLVTGEPRAPRRRTWAEVHEQARCVAAALTGTVRPGAAVAVLAADPGLIAPAVQGGWLAGNSVTMLHQPTPRTDLARWAQDAVRVLGVIDAELVLLGSPFEPLADLLDSHRIRYRDLAGLVAHPEPLAEPVPVAEDATALLQLTSGSTAEPKSVRITHGNLAANTAAMVEAAHLDPAGDVAVSWLPLFHDMGLVGTLTVPMAIGMEAVQVTPTDFLAAPLLWPKLIGKYGGTVTAAPNFAYAIAARRMSRAEDGEFDLSGLRFALNGAEPVDVSAVRSFTAAGARFGLGDAAVVCAYGMAEATLAVTFAELDRPTRVDVVSAEALEVRGRAEPATGGGTRSFALLGRPLPGMEVQVVDDAGAELGERAVGRVRVRGAAVTPGYRTADGPVPAQDAAGWLDTGDDGYLVDGQVVICGRRKDVIIMGGRNVYPVDVERAATEVAGVRAGNAAAVRLDAGSRRERFAVVCESASAGDGAAEKALRKEITSSVVRAVGVRPAAVVVLPPGSLPKTPSGKLKRAATAELVPPAAAG is encoded by the coding sequence ATGAGCCGGTTCGTGGACGGGATCGTGGCCTCGGCGCTCGACGGCGGGGCGGACGCGCGCGGGCTGGTCACCGGCGAACCCCGCGCACCCCGGCGCCGCACCTGGGCCGAGGTGCACGAGCAGGCCCGGTGCGTCGCCGCCGCGCTCACCGGCACCGTCCGGCCCGGCGCGGCGGTCGCCGTGCTCGCCGCCGACCCCGGCCTGATCGCACCGGCCGTGCAAGGCGGCTGGCTCGCCGGGAACAGCGTGACGATGCTGCACCAGCCGACCCCGCGCACCGACCTGGCGCGCTGGGCGCAGGACGCGGTGCGGGTGCTCGGCGTGATCGACGCCGAGCTGGTGCTGCTCGGGTCGCCGTTCGAACCGCTCGCCGACCTGCTCGACTCGCACCGCATCCGGTACCGCGACCTCGCGGGCCTCGTCGCGCACCCCGAGCCGCTGGCCGAGCCGGTGCCGGTGGCGGAGGACGCGACCGCGCTGCTGCAGCTGACCAGCGGATCGACCGCGGAGCCGAAGTCGGTGCGGATCACCCACGGCAACCTGGCCGCGAACACCGCCGCGATGGTCGAGGCCGCCCACCTGGACCCGGCGGGGGACGTGGCCGTGTCCTGGCTGCCGCTGTTCCACGACATGGGCCTCGTCGGCACCCTCACCGTGCCGATGGCGATCGGGATGGAGGCGGTGCAGGTGACGCCGACCGACTTCCTCGCCGCCCCGCTGCTGTGGCCGAAGCTGATCGGCAAGTACGGCGGCACCGTGACCGCGGCGCCGAACTTCGCCTACGCCATCGCCGCGCGCCGGATGAGCCGCGCCGAGGACGGCGAGTTCGACCTGTCCGGGCTGCGGTTCGCGCTCAACGGCGCCGAACCGGTCGACGTGTCGGCGGTCCGCTCGTTCACCGCGGCCGGGGCCCGCTTCGGGCTGGGCGACGCGGCGGTGGTGTGCGCCTACGGGATGGCGGAGGCGACGCTGGCCGTGACGTTCGCCGAGCTCGACCGGCCGACGCGGGTGGACGTGGTCTCCGCCGAAGCGCTGGAGGTGCGCGGCCGCGCCGAACCCGCCACCGGCGGCGGCACCCGGTCGTTCGCGCTGCTCGGCCGCCCGCTGCCCGGGATGGAAGTGCAGGTCGTGGACGATGCGGGCGCCGAACTGGGCGAGCGCGCGGTGGGCCGGGTGCGGGTGCGCGGCGCCGCCGTCACGCCCGGCTACCGCACCGCGGACGGGCCGGTGCCCGCGCAGGACGCGGCGGGCTGGCTGGACACCGGGGACGACGGTTACCTCGTCGACGGCCAGGTCGTCATCTGCGGCAGGCGCAAGGACGTGATCATCATGGGCGGGCGGAACGTCTACCCGGTGGACGTGGAGCGCGCCGCGACCGAGGTCGCCGGGGTGCGCGCGGGGAACGCGGCCGCGGTCCGGCTCGACGCGGGGAGCCGCCGGGAGCGGTTCGCGGTCGTCTGCGAATCGGCGTCCGCGGGCGACGGGGCGGCGGAGAAGGCGCTGCGCAAGGAGATCACCAGCAGCGTGGTGCGGGCCGTCGGCGTCCGCCCGGCCGCAGTCGTGGTGCTGCCGCCCGGATCCCTGCCGAAGACCCCGTCCGGCAAGCTCAAGCGCGCCGCCACCGCGGAACTCGTGCCGCCCGCCGCCGCTGGCTGA
- a CDS encoding winged helix-turn-helix transcriptional regulator — protein MVPDVHNPACPTRVVLDRIGDRWTSLVVLNLLDGPLRFTRLRAAIGGVAPKVLTQTLRAMERDGLLHRTVHAEVPPRVDYELTALGRSLSTPIQAITDWAEAHVTDVEAARAEYDAAREDR, from the coding sequence CTGGTCCCGGACGTGCACAACCCCGCCTGCCCCACTCGCGTGGTGCTCGACCGCATCGGAGATCGCTGGACGTCGCTGGTGGTGCTGAACCTGCTGGACGGCCCGCTTCGGTTCACCCGGCTGCGCGCGGCCATCGGCGGAGTGGCGCCGAAGGTGCTCACCCAGACCTTGCGCGCGATGGAGCGCGACGGCCTGCTCCACCGCACCGTGCACGCGGAAGTTCCCCCGCGGGTGGACTACGAGCTCACCGCGCTGGGCCGGTCGCTGAGCACCCCGATCCAGGCCATCACCGACTGGGCCGAAGCCCACGTGACCGACGTGGAAGCCGCCCGCGCCGAGTACGACGCGGCCCGCGAGGACCGCTGA